A single window of Syntrophorhabdaceae bacterium DNA harbors:
- a CDS encoding surface-adhesin E family protein produces the protein MNKLAILKDHAKAMFLTGAIIVVAVLALLWWKGDVFTSKDREVAIKPQPSAWTLYGSDTDGAHYYKSAENPNPSPGIVRVWTQVVYSTEGKKRYVDKRGTYKFATAGYEEFSHRNVLYEVNCFSKKKEICIQEVYELTKDGKSLDYAKAGTYKDWSDIPPGSVYDKLYLLVCPEKRE, from the coding sequence ATGAATAAACTCGCGATCCTGAAAGACCACGCGAAGGCCATGTTCCTGACGGGGGCTATCATCGTGGTGGCTGTTCTTGCCCTCCTCTGGTGGAAGGGCGATGTCTTTACGAGTAAGGACAGAGAGGTGGCCATTAAACCCCAGCCATCAGCATGGACCCTCTACGGGTCCGATACTGATGGCGCCCACTATTACAAATCTGCGGAGAATCCCAATCCCTCTCCGGGAATAGTTCGGGTTTGGACCCAGGTCGTCTATAGCACAGAAGGAAAGAAGCGGTATGTGGACAAGAGGGGGACCTACAAGTTCGCCACTGCCGGATATGAAGAGTTCTCCCACAGAAACGTGCTGTACGAGGTCAACTGCTTCAGCAAAAAGAAGGAGATATGCATCCAGGAAGTCTACGAGCTGACAAAGGACGGAAAGTCCCTCGACTATGCGAAGGCAGGCACCTACAAGGACTGGTCGGATATTCCTCCCGGCTCGGTGTACGACAAGCTCTATTTATTAGTCTGTCCCGAAAAACGAGAGTGA